The DNA segment CGGTGGAGTAATGAACACCTTCAAATTAAATGCAATTGATTATGAAGATAATCAACACTATTATTTAGGTCGTTATTTTCTTAACAGTTATGATAATGCGTTACTGAATTATCCTCAAATAAATTCCAGAATCAATATTACGAGAATTGAAGTCTGGGTTTTAGATCAAGGTTCAGGTAATCTGCAAGACCAAAAAGGGATTTTGGGAATTCGTGATTTAGGGGAAGGTACTACAGGCTATCCGGATAATGGTCAAAACAATTTATATCAGAGTATTGTCAATTTAGGACCGTCCATTCGCGATGCCAATACCGCCTATAATGCAATAAACCGTCAAACTTTTCCGAATGCCAATGGCACACCCGAAACATATATTGATGGGGAACAGTTTATTTTCAACAGGAAAGCAAGGAAGCTGAATCAAAATGAATTTACCTTTCATCCACAGTTGGGTTATATGTCACTTAACCAAAGGTTAAATGATAACCAACTTCTTGCAGTTTCCTACAGTTTTACGTTGAATGGAGATAACAAAGTGTATAAAGTGGGGGAGTTTTCAGAAGAAAGCCCAGTACTTATTACCAAAGTTTTAAAACCCAACAGTTCGGTGAAAACTACTTCTCCCATGTGGGATTTGATGATGAAGAATGTTTATTCTTTAAACAGCAATCAAGTGAACCCCGACGGATTTTTATTGAATGTTTTTTATCGTGATCCCCAAAACGGTGGAAAAGTTAATTATCTACCGACTACCGTTAATAATCCAACCTCACAGGTTAATGCTAATCTTTTGAAATTGTTCAACTGGGACCGTCTTAACATGAACAATGATTTACAACAGGGCGGCGGAGAAAACGGCGATGGAATTTTTGATTTTGTTCCTGGTGTAACAATCGATCTTGAAAATGGAAAAGTAATTTTTACGAAAGCGAAACCTTTTGGAGCATTTCTTCAAAATGTTATAGGAACCAACGACCCTAAATTTGTCTTTAATGACTTGTATGACCAGCAAAAGCAAGTTGCTTCCCAAAGCAATCTGGCACTTCGTTACACAATGGAGGGCCGGTACAAAGGATCTCAAGGTTCAGGAATTTCTTTAGGTGCGATCAATGTTCCGCAGGGATCTGTAAAAGTTACGGCGAATGGAGTACAGTTACAGGAAGGGATAGACTATACTGTAGATTATATGTTGGGAACGGTGAATATCATCAACGAAACGGTGAAGCAATCTGGCCAGGCAATTAATATCGCTTTAGAAAGTCAGCTGGTTTTCAATACCCAACGGAAGAGATTCTTAGGTTTAAATTTAGAAAGAAGGTTTAATGAGCATTTGACCGTTGGTGCAACAGTCGTAAATTATGCCGAAACACCTTTAACACAAAAGGTAAATTTTGGACAGGAAGCGGTGAATAATACCATGGCCGGATTCAATTTATTATATAATAATGAGTTGCCATTCCTAACAAGACTGACGGATAAAATTCCTTTTGTAAATACAGAAGCACCATCCAATTTAAGTTTCTTGGCAGAAGGGGCTTATTTGATTCCCGGTCAAAACAAGGGAATTGGTGACCAGTCTTACATTGATGATTTCGAACAAAGTACTTCAAAAATATCCCTAAAAGAACCTGGAATGTGGAGTTTGGCTTCGAAACCGGAAAAAAATCCAGAACCTTTCTTCTTAAATGGGAACCTAAATAACGATCTGGATCATGGAAATGGGAGAGGATTATTAACATGGTACAATATTGACCCTCGATTTTACGGAATTGGTGGTAAAGCACCTTCTGGAATTAATGCAGAAGCAGTTTCTAATCACGCATCCAGAAGAGTACAGACTTCAGAATTATACAACAGCAGAGATTATGTAGCAGGTGAGCAACTGTACACCAATACTTTTGATATCAGTTATTTCCCCATAGAAAGGGGACCTTATAACCTCAATCTTAATGCAGAAACCACGCAACAAAGATGGGCTGGGTTAATGAGACCTATTTCAGTTTCCAACTTTACCAATTCCAATATTGAATACGTTGAATTTTGGATGATGGATCCTTATGCCGACGGAAGTCCTTTGGGAGCAAATCCAAAATTACTTTTGCAATTAGGAAATGTTTCGGAAGATGTGCTGAAGGATGGAAAATTGATGTACGAAAACGGAATGCCTACACCAAATGTACCAGCAAATACTACCAATACGAATTGGGGAGTACAGCCTAATCAATTTCCTGTACTTTATGCTTTTTCTACAGAAGGCGAAGATCGTGCTGCCCAGGATTTAGGATATGATGGTTTAGATGCGATCGGTGAAGCTGCAAAATTCGGGACTAACTTTGTGAATCCTGTTACCAATCTTGGGGATCCTGCGTCTGATGATTTCGTGTTTTATTTATCCGATAAGTTCCAAGGTTCGCAAGCAAGCTCGTTGATGGAGCGTTACAAATATTTCCGTGGTCCAGAGGGAAATTCTCAGAGCAATACTTTAGAAGTTGCCACACAGACGCCGGATGCAGAAGATGTAAACCGGGACTATAATCTTGATCAAAATGAAAATTATAACCAGTATACCGTAAGTTTAGATAAAAACAATATGGTTCTGGGACAGAATTTTATTGTTGATGTTAAAGAAGTAGAAGCTAAATTTCAAAACGGTCAAACGGGGAAAAATAAATGGTTCCTGTTTCGAGTTCCAGTTGCACAATTTGATACGGGTGCTGGCGAAGCAGATCCTTCAGTTTTAAATAATGTGCGTTACGCAAGAATGCTTTTAACAGGGTTTGATCAAGCTTCCACGATTCGCTTCGGAACATTGGACCTGGTGAGAAGTGATTGGAGAAAATACACTAAAGATATTGCTACAGCGATAAATGATAATGAAGGAATTAATTTTGTAACCGATCAAAATCTGGATGTAGGAAGTGTGAATTTAGAAGAGAATGGTCTCAACCAACCTCCTTATGTTCTTCCTCCAGGGATCGACAGACAGGTTCTTAGTGGTAACGCTGGAACACAAAGACAAAATGAAGCGTCGCTTTATTTAAAAGCATCGCCGCTGGAACGTAATTCATCAAGAGGAGTTTTCAAAAATGTCGCTTTAGATATGCGTCGTTATAAAAAGTTAGAACTTTTCGTTCATGCAGAAGATTTAAGAGATGTTAATTCTAGCAGCTATGATCCTGAGGCGAAATTCTTTATCCGTTTCGGAAGTGATGCCACAGATAACTATTATGAATACGAAGCTTCCTTAAAGTACACGTCTAAAAATGCAAGATCACCACTGGAGATTTGGCCTCTAGAAAATAATGTAGATTTACAGATTCAAAATTTCATCGATGCTAAATTAAGAAGAGACCAGAATTTTCCTACTCAAATTGATTTACGGAAAGAGGATGTAGAATACGGCGCAATAGATCCTGATAAGAAAATCTATATCAAAGGTAGACCTAGTTTAGGAAATGTAACAACGATCATGTTGGGTGTAAGGAATAAAAATCTTGCGACCAATAAAGAGGTTATTGTTTGGGTAAATGAAATCCGTCTTTCTGAAATTGAAAACAAGGGAGGTTATGCGGGAAATGCCAGTCTGAATTTCAATCTAGGGGATTTTGCTTTGGTGAATGCCAATGCATCTTACTCTTCAATCGGATTTGGTGGAATTGCCGAAAAACCATCAGAGAGATCACAGACGCTGCAGTCTGCATATAGCATTAACACCACTGTTAATGTAGATAAATTTTTACCTGAAAAAATAGGGCTTAAAATTCCGGTAAATTATTCTTATACCCAGACCATCGAGGATCCAAAATACAATCCACTGGATAATGATGTTACGTTCGACGAAGCGCCAAATAGAGAAGAACTAAAAAAAGTCGCTAGAACTTACACACAACAAAGAAGTATTGGTGTAGTCAATATGCGAAAAGAGAGAATGAATCCGAACAAGAAACCAAAATTCTATGATGTAGAAAATGTTTCTGTTACCGCGATTTATAATGATGATTACTTCCGCGATGTCTATACCAAAAAGAATTACCGACAATATCTTCGGGGTTATGTTGATTACAACTATTCTTTTAAACCTTTCGTCATTCGACCTTTTAATAAAATGGTGAGCGACACTGCAAAATCTTATAAATATTTAAGATGGTTAAAAGAAGTGAACTTTAACCCAGTTCCAACCCGACTTTCTTTCAGAACTGAAATTGACCGTAATTATAATGAGTTAGAATTTAGAAATATAGATGCCATTCTTGGTGGTAATGCAGGTCAGGATTTTGAAGTGATCAGAAACAGAAACTTCTATTTCGGTTGGCAATATGGATTAGGGTTCAATTTTACCAAATCATTAAAGTTGGAAATTAATTCTGCTATGCGGACTTTAAATGATAATTTGAGTGTCTATGATATGAACAATAAATCGATTTTTACGGACCCTTTCCGAGCAGGAAGACCGGTTTTATACAATCATCGTGTTCAGTTAAACTATAGATTGCCGTTTGAATATTTACCGTATTTAGATTTTATCAATGCAGAATTGGGGTACGGATTTACCTATAACTGGAATGCCAGAAGTACCGTGATGACCAATTTCGTAAATCCAGAAACGAATCGTGCAGAAAGTTTAGGTAGCATTGGTCAAAATTCCAATAATATCATTGCCACTTCGACAGTTGACGTCCCAAAATTCTTTGGAAAATTCAAATATTTCCAAACTATCAATACCAAAATGCAGAAGCGTAAACAAGAAATTGATTCCTTGAATAATGTTTACAATATGGCGTGGCAGAAGAAAGATAAGAAGAATACATTCAAGAGTTATAAATTTAAAAACAAACTGAGTCCAATGCAAAGTATAGCTTATGCATTAACCTCAATTAAACAGTTGGATTTCTCTTATAACGAAACTAATGGTATTGTTTTACCAGGTTTGCTTTCTGCGCCAAACTGGTACGGATACGGACAGACTTTAGGTGGACCAACATATGGTTTCTTATTAGGTTCGCAGGCAGATATCAGAAGAACGGTAATTGAAAACGGTTGGATTTCTAATTCCAATTATATGAATGACCCTTATTCTCAAATGAAGAATCAGAACTTCCTGGCAAATGTTCAGATCATGCCTGTGAATGACTTTAGAATTGATTTTAATTTCCTGAAAAACTATAGCAGTAATTTCACGCAGGGTGGTTATAATGTAGATGCGGATTCTAATCCTGCGAATGGATTCCAATTCTCTTTCGGTACAGATTTAATTACTTATTCAAGAACAGCCTGGACCTTTGGAACTTCATTTACAGATGGTAGTACTATCTATGATAACATGATTGCCAATGCGAAAACGATTTCTCAGCAAATGAGCGGAACAATTAATGCAGATGGGTATTCCGATGGGCATTCATTAGCCAATGCCTATGTTTTGGTTCCTGCTTTTCAGGCAGCTATAGAAGGTAAATCTCCTAATGGTGCGATGAGAGATGCTAAAAAATCAGGTTTTCCACTACCAAATTGGAGAGTGACGTATTCCGGGTTGAAAAACATTCCATTTATTAATAGTCAGTTTTCAAAATTTGATATTTTACACGGTTATACATCAACCTATACCGCGTCGGGAATTCAGTCCAGTATTGATTATTATAATGCACAGAATCCTGGAATTTCAGATAGAGATGCCTTTGGAGATATTTATAATCCTTATACGTTCTCACAAGTTGGATATGTTGAAGCTTTTGCGCCATTAATTGGAGCAGATGTTACCATGAGAAATAACATGCAGTTTCGTGCTCAGTACAACAGGGACCGATTGTTTATGCTTGGTTTGGTGAATCATACCTTGACTGAAGATACAGGGAAAGAATATATTTTAGGCTTTGGTTATATTTTAAAAGATTTAAAAATGAAGTTGAACTTTAAAGGAAAAGAACGAACGATAAAAAGCGATCTTAATTTACGTGGAGATTTTTCTTTGAGAGACAGTCAGACCAGAATTACCAATATTTTACAGAACGATTCGCAGATAACTGGTGGCCAACGGATGATGAGTGTTAAATTTTCAGCAGATTATAACATGTCACAAAATTTTAATATTAGATTTTTCTATGATCAGCTTTTAACAAGATATAAGATCTCTACCGCGTTCCCTCTTTCAACCATTCGGGGAGGATTAACCGCAACCTTCACATTTGGAGGAACAGGAGGTTTCTAAAAAACGTAAACTAAAATTAAAACTCAGGATTTAGATTCTGAGTTTTTCTTTTTAATTATAGATTTTTTCTGGGTATGCGAAAGGGTTTGCTATTTAAAGTGGCTTTGCAATCGTAATCTTTCAGGATATTTATATTTCTGCATATTGAACAATTTCTCATTTAAGATTTTACAACCTTCTGAAAAGCAAAATTAAATCCTTAATTTTGTTTTTATATTATCAAACTTATGAATGATCATTTAGATAACGATGACGACGTATTCACCGGAAAAGAACATACTCCTTTGCGCCCTGATGCTTTTGAAAAAACACCGGAAGAAAAAATCGAAATTATTCAAAAACATTTCCATGAGATTATGGAGACTTTGGGTATGGATATGACCGATGATTCTTTGAAGGATTCTCCGAAACGGGTCGCCAAAATGTACGTGAATGAAATTTTTGGAGGGCTTCTTCCAGAAAATAATCCGCGTATTTCTACCTTTTCAAACAAGTACAAATACCGCCAAATGTTGGTGGAGAAAGATATTACTGTTTACTCATTCTGTGAACATCATTTCCTGCCAATTATCGGTAGAGCACATGTAGCATATATTTCTAATGGGGAAGTTATCGGACTTTCCAAGATCAACAGAGTCGTAGATTATTATGCAAAACGTCCGCAAGTTCAGGAACGATTGACCATGCAGATTGTAGATGCCTTGAAGGCTGCACTGGGGACCAATGACGTTGCCTGTATCATCGAAGCGAAGCATTTGTGTGTGAATTGTCGTGGTATAAAAGATACTGCAAGTTCCACAACTACTGCAGAATTGAGTGGCCTTTTCCGAACTAATCCGATTACAAGACAAGAATTTCTACACTACGTGGGAAGTCGGGCCAAATTGGATTAATTTTTTTTAACTACTACCAGCAATTTAACCGGGGAGAAATTCTTTACTAATTTTGCTGAGTAAAATGCCTTTCCCAACAATAAAGCGACATCGAAAGATTCTACTTGAAAAACGTACTCTTGGCGTCGTTGTGTGAAAGATTGGATTATCAAAAACCAATTATAAATGATTTTAAAAGAAATGACTTTAAAAATATACAATTCCCTGTCTGGTGAAAAAGAAATTTTCACGCCTATTCACGAAAATAACGTTGGAATGTACGTTTGTGGACCTACCGTTTACAGCAATGTACATTTAGGGAATGTGCGAACCTTCATGTCTTTTGATTTTATCTATCGCTCATTGGTTCATTTAGGATACAAAGTTCGATATGTAAGAAATATTACTGATGCTGGACATTTGACAGACGATGGTGATGTAAATAATGACCGTTTTGTAAAGCAATCCCGTTTGGAAAAATTGGAGCCAATGGAAATCGTGCAGAAATATACCGTTGATTTTCACAAAGTTTTAGAAGTATTTAACTTGCTTCCGCCAACTATTGAGCCTACTGCTACTGGGCATATCTTAGAGCAGATTGAACTGACTCAGAAATTAATTGATAAAGGTTTTGCTTACCAAAGTAATGGTTCGGTCTATTTTGATGTTTTGGAATACAACAAACGTGGCTTAAATTACGGTGAACTTTCCCGCAGAAATATTGAAGAACTTTTTGCCAACACCAGAGATTTAGATGGACAATCTGAGAAGAAAAATCCACAAGATTTTGCACTCTGGAAAGCAGCGTCACCTGCACATATTATGCGTTGGAATTCTCCTTGGGGTGAAGGTTTTCCAGGCTGGCATCTAGAATGTACCGCAATGTCCACAAAATATCTAGGTGAGAAATTTGATATTCACGGTGGTGGGATGGATTTGAAATTCCCACACCACGAATGTGAAGTAGCACAAGGAAAAGCATGCAATGATGTTTCACCCGTAAATTATTGGATGCATGCAAATATGTTGACCATGAATGGACAGCGAATGAGTAAATCCACCGGGAATTATATTTTACCGATGGAGCTTGTTTCCGGCAAAAATGATTTTTTTGAAAAACCTTTTCATCCGACCATTGTGCGTTTTAATTTTATGCAGGCACATTACCGTAGTGTTTTAGATATTTCTAATGAAGCAATGGTTGCCAGTGAAAAAGGATTTCAGCGTTTAATGGAAGCCATGAAAATACTTTCAAATACTAACTTTCCAACCGCTGAGGTTTCAAGTTTTGATGTAAAAGCGTGGAAAGAAAAATGCTACGCTGCTTTAACAGACGATTTCAATTCGCCAATTTTAATTGCTCATCTTTTTGAAGCGGTAAATTTCATCTTTAAATTAAAGGATGGAAAAGAAACTATAACTGAGCTCGATTTGCAGGAATTAAAAACATTAATGAACGATTTCGTTTTTGATGTTTTAGGATTACAAAATATTGAAGAGAACAATAACGAGAAATTAGACCAGACTTTACAGGTTTTAATTGACTTAAGAAACCAAGCCCGTAAATCCAAAAACTTTGAACTCTCTGACCAAATTCGTGACCGTTTGCTTGCTGAAGGAATTGAGTTGAAAGATGGAAGAGAAGGGACAAGTTATTCTATTTCCTGAATGGAGTAGAAAGGTGACTTCTAAGTTTACATTTAATATCCTCCTACAGAAATATAGGAGGATATTTTTTTGAGTTTTTCTCCTCTACTGTCTTAACTCGTTAGGATCAAGTTGCTTTTACAGTTTCCTACAAAAATTCTGTAACTTGCATTGATAAGATTTTTTTTATGAAACTCTATCTCAATATTAATTACAGAACGAATTTCGGTGAGAATTTACAAGTCGTAGTTTTTGAGGAAGGAACTAATGAAAAAACATATCCTTTACGATA comes from the Chryseobacterium sp. SNU WT5 genome and includes:
- the sprA gene encoding cell surface protein SprA, with protein sequence MIFIFTCFSFLALFAQEKPSDSSSVRQEFPLPNPLRYDAFYDVASGMYILYPKIGNMVVGNPVSMTSEEYHKYTLKNQLSNYYKEKSTTSALGYRKDQTDAIKKGLLPSLNIKNKLFESIFGGNKIEIIPQGFASFDIGALYQKIDNPLILPQNRTSFAIDIQQRIQLGLLGKVGENLQLKANYDTQSGFAFENRMNLVWQAKGTWKDLQSKGLNDRTTSGEDKIIKRVEFGNVNMPLSTSLIRGSESLFGLKTEFQLGKTYGTLVFSQQQGEARNIVAQGGGVMNTFKLNAIDYEDNQHYYLGRYFLNSYDNALLNYPQINSRINITRIEVWVLDQGSGNLQDQKGILGIRDLGEGTTGYPDNGQNNLYQSIVNLGPSIRDANTAYNAINRQTFPNANGTPETYIDGEQFIFNRKARKLNQNEFTFHPQLGYMSLNQRLNDNQLLAVSYSFTLNGDNKVYKVGEFSEESPVLITKVLKPNSSVKTTSPMWDLMMKNVYSLNSNQVNPDGFLLNVFYRDPQNGGKVNYLPTTVNNPTSQVNANLLKLFNWDRLNMNNDLQQGGGENGDGIFDFVPGVTIDLENGKVIFTKAKPFGAFLQNVIGTNDPKFVFNDLYDQQKQVASQSNLALRYTMEGRYKGSQGSGISLGAINVPQGSVKVTANGVQLQEGIDYTVDYMLGTVNIINETVKQSGQAINIALESQLVFNTQRKRFLGLNLERRFNEHLTVGATVVNYAETPLTQKVNFGQEAVNNTMAGFNLLYNNELPFLTRLTDKIPFVNTEAPSNLSFLAEGAYLIPGQNKGIGDQSYIDDFEQSTSKISLKEPGMWSLASKPEKNPEPFFLNGNLNNDLDHGNGRGLLTWYNIDPRFYGIGGKAPSGINAEAVSNHASRRVQTSELYNSRDYVAGEQLYTNTFDISYFPIERGPYNLNLNAETTQQRWAGLMRPISVSNFTNSNIEYVEFWMMDPYADGSPLGANPKLLLQLGNVSEDVLKDGKLMYENGMPTPNVPANTTNTNWGVQPNQFPVLYAFSTEGEDRAAQDLGYDGLDAIGEAAKFGTNFVNPVTNLGDPASDDFVFYLSDKFQGSQASSLMERYKYFRGPEGNSQSNTLEVATQTPDAEDVNRDYNLDQNENYNQYTVSLDKNNMVLGQNFIVDVKEVEAKFQNGQTGKNKWFLFRVPVAQFDTGAGEADPSVLNNVRYARMLLTGFDQASTIRFGTLDLVRSDWRKYTKDIATAINDNEGINFVTDQNLDVGSVNLEENGLNQPPYVLPPGIDRQVLSGNAGTQRQNEASLYLKASPLERNSSRGVFKNVALDMRRYKKLELFVHAEDLRDVNSSSYDPEAKFFIRFGSDATDNYYEYEASLKYTSKNARSPLEIWPLENNVDLQIQNFIDAKLRRDQNFPTQIDLRKEDVEYGAIDPDKKIYIKGRPSLGNVTTIMLGVRNKNLATNKEVIVWVNEIRLSEIENKGGYAGNASLNFNLGDFALVNANASYSSIGFGGIAEKPSERSQTLQSAYSINTTVNVDKFLPEKIGLKIPVNYSYTQTIEDPKYNPLDNDVTFDEAPNREELKKVARTYTQQRSIGVVNMRKERMNPNKKPKFYDVENVSVTAIYNDDYFRDVYTKKNYRQYLRGYVDYNYSFKPFVIRPFNKMVSDTAKSYKYLRWLKEVNFNPVPTRLSFRTEIDRNYNELEFRNIDAILGGNAGQDFEVIRNRNFYFGWQYGLGFNFTKSLKLEINSAMRTLNDNLSVYDMNNKSIFTDPFRAGRPVLYNHRVQLNYRLPFEYLPYLDFINAELGYGFTYNWNARSTVMTNFVNPETNRAESLGSIGQNSNNIIATSTVDVPKFFGKFKYFQTINTKMQKRKQEIDSLNNVYNMAWQKKDKKNTFKSYKFKNKLSPMQSIAYALTSIKQLDFSYNETNGIVLPGLLSAPNWYGYGQTLGGPTYGFLLGSQADIRRTVIENGWISNSNYMNDPYSQMKNQNFLANVQIMPVNDFRIDFNFLKNYSSNFTQGGYNVDADSNPANGFQFSFGTDLITYSRTAWTFGTSFTDGSTIYDNMIANAKTISQQMSGTINADGYSDGHSLANAYVLVPAFQAAIEGKSPNGAMRDAKKSGFPLPNWRVTYSGLKNIPFINSQFSKFDILHGYTSTYTASGIQSSIDYYNAQNPGISDRDAFGDIYNPYTFSQVGYVEAFAPLIGADVTMRNNMQFRAQYNRDRLFMLGLVNHTLTEDTGKEYILGFGYILKDLKMKLNFKGKERTIKSDLNLRGDFSLRDSQTRITNILQNDSQITGGQRMMSVKFSADYNMSQNFNIRFFYDQLLTRYKISTAFPLSTIRGGLTATFTFGGTGGF
- the folE gene encoding GTP cyclohydrolase I FolE yields the protein MNDHLDNDDDVFTGKEHTPLRPDAFEKTPEEKIEIIQKHFHEIMETLGMDMTDDSLKDSPKRVAKMYVNEIFGGLLPENNPRISTFSNKYKYRQMLVEKDITVYSFCEHHFLPIIGRAHVAYISNGEVIGLSKINRVVDYYAKRPQVQERLTMQIVDALKAALGTNDVACIIEAKHLCVNCRGIKDTASSTTTAELSGLFRTNPITRQEFLHYVGSRAKLD
- the cysS gene encoding cysteine--tRNA ligase, whose protein sequence is MTLKIYNSLSGEKEIFTPIHENNVGMYVCGPTVYSNVHLGNVRTFMSFDFIYRSLVHLGYKVRYVRNITDAGHLTDDGDVNNDRFVKQSRLEKLEPMEIVQKYTVDFHKVLEVFNLLPPTIEPTATGHILEQIELTQKLIDKGFAYQSNGSVYFDVLEYNKRGLNYGELSRRNIEELFANTRDLDGQSEKKNPQDFALWKAASPAHIMRWNSPWGEGFPGWHLECTAMSTKYLGEKFDIHGGGMDLKFPHHECEVAQGKACNDVSPVNYWMHANMLTMNGQRMSKSTGNYILPMELVSGKNDFFEKPFHPTIVRFNFMQAHYRSVLDISNEAMVASEKGFQRLMEAMKILSNTNFPTAEVSSFDVKAWKEKCYAALTDDFNSPILIAHLFEAVNFIFKLKDGKETITELDLQELKTLMNDFVFDVLGLQNIEENNNEKLDQTLQVLIDLRNQARKSKNFELSDQIRDRLLAEGIELKDGREGTSYSIS